A window of Thermodesulfobacteriota bacterium contains these coding sequences:
- a CDS encoding MFS transporter: MTGKLILTFIAMGIGVMVIAVDIAAINVALPSVEKDFQTTIGTVEWVVNGYVLAWAVLMVTCGRLADMFGRRKIFFAGIVVFGAASLVGALAHDSGMLISARVVQGAGAALLWPAILGIVYSSVPDTQKGLAVGLILGAAGVGNAAGPLLGGFLTELFSWRAVLFFNIPFALIAGLITYFVVKEKGAGESGGKIDYVGIVTVSLSLVSLLYAVNQSTSWGWTSGKTLALLVSFAVFLVVFILYERRTADALIPEDVMNNRRFMVTGAMMPLAVPAFFSILLFIPQYLEKFYGYTPVDSGAALVPMLLTFALTAPVSGTVYNRLGPRLSIFTGMALLCVGTVLILLFGFGGSYAGMVPGLVLFGIGVGFSIPSITTAAVGAVDEARASLAGGIIYMFELAGGALGLAIITTIFTDAVRKDIAVRLTELGFALTGPQKSDLLDFILGSGSREKLVSELGPDKLNTVFSHVRESFVTGLQEGLGFAAVVLAVGAVLTLIFIEGKKGPRS, translated from the coding sequence ATGACCGGCAAGCTTATACTCACTTTCATAGCGATGGGTATCGGCGTTATGGTAATCGCGGTCGATATAGCCGCCATAAACGTCGCCCTCCCATCGGTCGAAAAGGATTTTCAAACTACCATAGGCACTGTCGAATGGGTCGTGAACGGATATGTGCTCGCCTGGGCCGTGCTCATGGTTACGTGCGGGAGGCTGGCCGACATGTTCGGCCGGAGGAAGATCTTTTTCGCCGGTATAGTGGTATTCGGCGCGGCATCCCTCGTCGGCGCACTGGCCCACGATTCGGGGATGCTGATATCGGCGAGGGTAGTGCAGGGCGCGGGAGCGGCGCTCCTGTGGCCCGCGATACTCGGCATCGTGTATTCGTCCGTGCCGGATACGCAGAAGGGGCTTGCCGTGGGATTGATACTGGGCGCGGCCGGCGTCGGGAACGCGGCCGGACCGCTCCTCGGGGGTTTTCTTACCGAGCTCTTTTCCTGGCGGGCCGTCCTTTTCTTCAATATACCCTTCGCGCTGATCGCGGGCCTTATCACCTATTTCGTCGTGAAGGAAAAGGGCGCCGGCGAGTCCGGCGGGAAGATAGATTACGTCGGCATCGTAACCGTTTCGTTGTCGCTGGTATCGCTGCTCTACGCCGTAAACCAGTCGACGTCCTGGGGCTGGACTTCGGGCAAGACGCTCGCGCTCCTGGTTTCCTTCGCGGTATTCCTCGTGGTCTTTATCCTCTACGAGAGAAGGACGGCGGACGCGCTCATCCCGGAGGACGTCATGAACAACAGGAGGTTCATGGTAACGGGGGCCATGATGCCGCTGGCCGTTCCGGCGTTTTTCTCGATTCTGCTGTTCATCCCGCAGTACCTCGAAAAATTTTACGGGTACACACCCGTGGATTCGGGGGCCGCGCTCGTTCCCATGCTCCTTACGTTCGCGCTCACCGCGCCGGTGTCGGGGACGGTTTATAACCGGCTCGGCCCCAGGCTGTCTATCTTTACAGGGATGGCGCTCCTCTGCGTCGGCACCGTCCTGATACTGCTGTTCGGGTTCGGGGGCTCGTATGCGGGTATGGTCCCGGGGCTGGTGCTTTTCGGGATCGGCGTCGGTTTTTCCATACCGTCGATTACGACCGCCGCGGTCGGGGCCGTCGACGAGGCGAGGGCTAGCCTCGCGGGCGGCATAATCTATATGTTCGAGCTTGCGGGCGGGGCGCTCGGGCTCGCCATAATAACGACCATATTCACCGACGCGGTCAGGAAGGACATTGCCGTCAGGCTCACCGAGCTCGGATTTGCCCTCACGGGCCCGCAGAAGTCCGACCTTCTCGATTTCATCCTGGGCAGCGGGAGCAGGGAAAAGCTCGTAAGCGAGCTCGGGCCCGATAAGCTGAATACGGTTTTCTCTCACGTGAGGGAATCGTTCGTTACGGGACTCCAGGAGGGGCTCGGGTTCGCCGCCGTGGTCCTCGCCGTCGGAGCCGTTCTCACCCTCATCTTTATAGAGGGCAAGAAGGGCCCGCGCTCCTGA
- a CDS encoding carboxylesterase family protein, translating into MLSLFTLSLLLTVLSFGCAGKKPETDAVKPETAPAPPIYVDISGFERPPCSTPDVGTKSGLLCGNIIGTSGGKAVNAYLGIPFAESTAGRNRWRAPAPRAPWEGVLRATRTGPACPQTGETIYPESEDCLYLNVWVPAEASPAPRAVMVFIYGGAFVYGYDAQPLYDGAYTAGNGDVIVVNVNYRVGALGFLSGVKDAKTGEAVNGNFGILDQIAALEWVRDNVASFGGDPEKVTIYGESAGAMSVGIHLVSSPRSKGLFRAAIMESNPLGLPYKNVRQSRAVAREFASNLGCGPDDLACMRAQPAEAVLAAQMQMDMALPALFHGIRDFLAWSPVVDGDVVVQQPIRAIEDGRLTKPVILGTNRNEGLLFVEVVKSALGWKKVSDFDYHVAIDFFFRDSALRKKIYAHYPPDGRDNTETISRLFTDYLFACANLYAAGKSAGATWSYVFDHVPSHNSWPEYPACGENVCHTAELAFVFHSAGNMGWEFTPEEERLSGLMVSYWTGFAKDLDSGGAWPEYEPGSRSLSFVTPVEDITTETPPSACAFWNGVGYDLGDSFRGLF; encoded by the coding sequence TTGCTTTCACTTTTCACTCTATCCCTTCTTTTGACCGTGCTTTCATTCGGCTGCGCCGGAAAGAAGCCCGAGACCGACGCCGTAAAACCGGAGACCGCCCCTGCGCCCCCGATATACGTAGACATATCGGGCTTCGAAAGGCCCCCGTGCTCGACGCCCGACGTCGGGACGAAGAGCGGCCTTCTCTGCGGGAACATCATAGGCACGTCCGGCGGTAAGGCGGTGAACGCGTATCTCGGCATACCGTTTGCCGAATCGACGGCCGGGCGGAACAGGTGGCGGGCGCCCGCGCCGAGGGCTCCGTGGGAAGGCGTCCTCAGAGCGACGAGGACGGGCCCCGCCTGTCCTCAGACGGGTGAGACGATCTATCCCGAGAGCGAGGACTGCCTTTATCTCAACGTATGGGTCCCGGCGGAAGCTTCGCCCGCCCCGAGGGCCGTGATGGTGTTCATATACGGCGGGGCGTTCGTTTACGGCTACGATGCGCAGCCTCTATACGACGGGGCTTATACGGCGGGGAACGGGGACGTGATCGTCGTCAACGTGAATTACAGGGTGGGGGCGCTCGGGTTTCTCTCGGGCGTCAAGGACGCGAAGACGGGGGAGGCGGTGAACGGCAATTTCGGAATACTCGACCAGATAGCCGCTCTCGAGTGGGTGAGGGACAACGTCGCATCTTTCGGCGGCGACCCGGAGAAGGTGACCATATACGGAGAGAGCGCGGGCGCCATGAGCGTCGGCATTCATCTCGTGTCGTCGCCGCGGTCGAAGGGCCTCTTCAGGGCGGCCATAATGGAGAGTAACCCGCTCGGGCTCCCCTACAAGAACGTGAGGCAGTCGCGCGCCGTGGCGAGGGAGTTCGCTTCGAACCTCGGATGCGGCCCGGACGACCTCGCATGCATGAGGGCGCAGCCGGCGGAGGCCGTCCTCGCGGCGCAGATGCAGATGGATATGGCGCTCCCCGCGCTCTTCCACGGCATAAGGGATTTCCTCGCGTGGTCGCCGGTCGTCGACGGCGACGTCGTCGTGCAGCAGCCGATAAGGGCGATAGAGGACGGCAGGCTGACGAAGCCGGTTATTCTCGGCACCAACCGGAACGAGGGGCTGTTATTCGTCGAGGTCGTAAAATCCGCGCTGGGGTGGAAAAAGGTTTCGGATTTCGATTATCATGTCGCAATCGACTTTTTTTTCCGGGATTCGGCTCTCAGGAAGAAAATTTACGCGCACTATCCGCCCGACGGCCGCGACAACACCGAAACTATATCGAGATTGTTCACGGACTATCTATTCGCCTGCGCGAATCTGTACGCGGCCGGAAAAAGCGCCGGTGCAACGTGGTCGTACGTATTCGACCACGTGCCCTCACACAATTCGTGGCCGGAATATCCGGCCTGCGGGGAGAACGTCTGCCATACGGCAGAGCTGGCTTTCGTTTTTCACTCCGCCGGGAACATGGGATGGGAATTCACGCCCGAAGAGGAGCGGCTCTCGGGGCTCATGGTTTCTTACTGGACCGGTTTCGCCAAAGACCTCGACTCCGGCGGCGCGTGGCCCGAATATGAGCCCGGCTCGCGGAGCCTTTCTTTCGTGACGCCCGTCGAGGACATAACGACCGAGACCCCGCCCTCCGCGTGCGCTTTCTGGAACGGCGTAGGATACGACCTCGGCGATTCGTTCCGGGGCCTCTTTTGA
- a CDS encoding carbohydrate porin: MPNFLLTILVLFSAFAALAPVRADEVLSSREYMTGDWGGARQRLEDWGLTVTAEYSADILGNPAGGFRKKVDYAGLLNLYLDFDLEKIFGIKRTNLIVSGFWASGWSLSARALDNYFTVAGDFNGNSAGLYQFFLQTSFWNEKLVIAVGRMGAGDDFAITDAMGVYVNDAFDPGPVSLAYNIPAFLSNPYAALGIRVDIRPVETFYIAGGVYNASPGTTKNPRFDGHIDFSFGDGAILIAEAGFTPGGEESGDAYKAGVYYDTGKFNDIAEDGKTETGNYGFYAFAEQMVYRESMDGGQGLTLWAGGTLAPDEEINTFPYFLSGGMLYEGLIPGRDNDVAAFGAAYGILSRDIEGQDFEIALEWTYAYQLYPWLALQPDVQWIINPGGTGEIPDALVAGVQVSLDL; this comes from the coding sequence TTGCCGAATTTTCTTCTGACAATCCTCGTGCTCTTTTCCGCTTTCGCGGCGCTCGCGCCGGTGCGCGCGGACGAAGTGTTATCGTCTCGGGAATACATGACGGGTGACTGGGGCGGAGCGCGGCAGAGGCTCGAGGACTGGGGGCTTACAGTGACGGCCGAATATTCGGCGGATATTCTCGGGAATCCGGCAGGCGGTTTCAGGAAGAAAGTTGATTACGCGGGGCTCCTCAATCTTTACCTCGACTTCGACCTCGAAAAGATATTCGGCATTAAGCGGACTAATCTGATTGTATCCGGGTTCTGGGCTTCGGGATGGAGCCTCAGCGCCCGCGCGCTCGACAATTATTTCACCGTGGCCGGAGATTTCAACGGTAATTCCGCCGGCCTCTATCAGTTTTTTCTGCAAACGAGCTTTTGGAACGAGAAGCTCGTTATAGCGGTCGGACGAATGGGAGCAGGAGACGATTTCGCGATCACGGATGCCATGGGTGTTTACGTGAATGACGCGTTCGATCCCGGCCCGGTAAGCCTCGCCTATAACATTCCCGCTTTCCTCAGTAATCCGTATGCCGCGCTCGGGATACGGGTTGATATAAGACCCGTCGAGACTTTTTACATAGCAGGAGGTGTCTACAATGCAAGCCCGGGCACCACGAAGAATCCCAGGTTCGACGGGCATATCGATTTCAGCTTTGGTGACGGGGCCATACTTATAGCCGAGGCAGGGTTTACGCCCGGCGGCGAGGAGTCGGGGGACGCGTACAAGGCCGGCGTATATTACGATACGGGTAAATTCAACGATATTGCCGAAGACGGAAAAACGGAGACCGGAAATTACGGTTTTTACGCCTTCGCCGAGCAGATGGTGTACAGGGAGTCGATGGACGGCGGCCAGGGGCTTACTCTGTGGGCGGGAGGTACGCTCGCGCCGGACGAGGAGATAAACACCTTCCCCTATTTCCTTTCAGGCGGGATGCTCTACGAAGGGCTGATTCCCGGCAGGGATAACGACGTCGCCGCTTTCGGCGCTGCTTACGGTATACTGAGCCGGGACATCGAAGGGCAGGACTTTGAAATCGCTCTCGAATGGACTTACGCATATCAGCTCTACCCCTGGCTCGCCCTTCAGCCGGACGTGCAGTGGATCATAAACCCGGGCGGGACGGGGGAGATTCCGGATGCGCTCGTGGCCGGGGTGCAGGTATCGCTCGACCTGTAG
- a CDS encoding dienelactone hydrolase family protein gives MKVILTLAAVLFLFLSVPSFAEVKGETVEYTSGGTTFKGYLAYDDSIKGKRPGVLVVHEWWGLNDYAKKRADMLAGLGYTALALDMFGNGKTADHPSDAQKFTSETLSNMAVAEARFNAALEFLKKQPAVDPDEIAAIGYCFGGGIVLHMARTGADLDGVASFHGSLGTQQKAAPGAIKAKILVMTGGADTYIPAEQIEEFRKEMDAAGADYEVIVYPGATHSFTNPEADELGKKFDLPITYNAEADKQSWAEMEEFLKEVFNRE, from the coding sequence ATGAAAGTTATACTCACACTGGCAGCCGTGCTGTTCCTGTTTTTATCGGTCCCGTCTTTCGCCGAAGTGAAAGGAGAGACGGTCGAATACACGTCGGGCGGAACCACCTTCAAGGGCTACCTCGCTTACGACGACAGCATAAAGGGCAAGCGTCCCGGAGTGCTCGTCGTCCATGAATGGTGGGGGCTCAACGACTACGCGAAGAAGCGGGCCGACATGCTCGCCGGGCTCGGCTACACGGCGCTCGCCCTCGACATGTTCGGCAACGGCAAGACGGCGGACCATCCCTCGGACGCACAGAAATTTACGTCCGAGACGTTGAGCAACATGGCCGTGGCCGAGGCAAGGTTCAACGCCGCCCTCGAATTCCTTAAGAAGCAGCCCGCGGTCGACCCGGACGAGATAGCGGCCATAGGATACTGCTTCGGCGGCGGGATAGTCCTCCACATGGCCCGTACGGGGGCCGACCTCGACGGCGTGGCCAGCTTCCACGGGAGCCTCGGCACGCAGCAAAAGGCCGCACCGGGGGCTATAAAGGCGAAAATACTGGTGATGACCGGCGGCGCCGACACCTACATCCCGGCGGAGCAGATAGAGGAATTCAGGAAGGAGATGGACGCGGCCGGCGCAGACTACGAGGTCATCGTCTACCCGGGAGCGACCCACAGCTTCACCAACCCCGAGGCCGACGAGCTCGGGAAGAAGTTCGATCTCCCCATAACCTATAACGCCGAGGCCGACAAGCAATCCTGGGCGGAAATGGAGGAATTCCTGAAGGAAGTTTTTAATCGGGAATAG